The nucleotide window TCCACTCGCATTTCGGCCGACGCACGTCGGGCGAAACCTTTACAAGCACTTTCCTTACTTTGAACATTCGTTGTAAAAAGCAACTACGAGCCAAAGTACCATTTTTATCATTTTACCGTCTACGCAAACTGCTCTCTTCTCAATTCCTTCATCGCACTCAACGAAATGCGCGGACATACCAATGTACTTGCAGAACTCTTATATACATCCGCAAGATGTATTCTCGTTATAGTATGCCTTTGGATCGCCTTCTACTTCGCGAGTGCCTTTTACAATGTCTTTTTCCATCCTTTGCGACATATTCCAGGTCCTAAGCTTGCGGCGGCATCATACATTCCCGAGTTCTATTGGGACGTCCTGCGAGGTGGCATGTACCAGAAGCGCATCCTGTTAATGCACGAGAAATACGGTATGACGAACCCTAAGCACCACTTCAACATGTCTTCCGATGTTTTCTTGTCAACCGTCCTCTAACAACGGAACGCGACGACCATGCGATTACCCTAGGCCCTGTCGTACGCATCAGTCCTAATGAAGTTCATTGTAACGACTGGCGCTTTATTGACGAGATCTACGCCTCCGGCAGTAGAAAACGAGACAAGCCTTTGCACCAAGTCCGAGGAAGTGGAGGGCAAGTTCCCCGTGTGATAATCTACGACTCAATTGGGCTCGATTctgacatccatccatctcagTATTGTCGACGCTACTTTTTCGACCACAAGCCATGATCTTCATCGGATGAGACGAAACGCCCTGAACAAGTTCTTTTCCCGTGCGCAAGTTGCGCGGCTGGAGCCAACAGTTCGCGAAAATGCCGAGCGCATTTGTGATAAGATCCTGATCCTGGGCAAGTCAGCGCCCTTTGATGTCACTACGGCATATAGCCATTTTACCACCGATGTCATCTCCGGCTACTGCCTCGGTGACAGCCTCGGGTTGATCGAGCAGAAGGGATGGGAGCCCAACTTCCGCGAGCCATTGTACGCGCAGCTCAAACTGATGTACTGGCTTCGTTTTATCCCCCTTTTCAAGCGATTGAGTGTTGCTACAGCCATGTAATGGTGTCCCATTGTCATTGCTGTACACGGGTCTTATCGCTAACGGGACGACAGGATCACTCGACGATTCTCAAAGGATATGAACACGCTCTTCAATGCGTTAGTGGTACGTTTTCTTTGGTGAAAGTTTCCTTCCCTGTCCTGTTTCGCTGACGAATTATGACATCCAGGGGGATATGCCGAGATATGTGAGGAGAGCGCAAGACAATGTGATCAAGGGTCTCGACGATGGCTCATCAGTTTTCGGTGCTCTCTTAACCTCAGATCTTCCACCGAGCGAGAAATCCCTCGAGCGTTTGACTGATGAGGGATTCTCATTGTTTGCAGCCGGGACGGAAACCGTCAGTTGGGCATTGTCCGTCATCACTTATCATCTCTTTGCAAACCGCGAGCTACTGGAAAAGGTCACCAAAGAGGTAACACAGGTCATCGACGCCAAATCGGGGCAGCTTCCCTCTTGGCACACGCTGGAAAAGTTGCCCTACCTGGGAGGTGTCATCTACGAAGGTTTACGTCTATCCTATGGCGTTGCCAGTCGTTCCTCACGCATCCCAGTTGGAGAAGACTTGGTGTATCGTGGCGTATGGGCACCGAAGGGAAGCAACACGATGCGCGAGTTCCAGTACGTGATACCAAGAGGTTATGCAATCGGGATGTCGCCTCTAAGTATACATCATGATGAAACGGTCTTTCCAAATTCGCACTCTTTCATTCCAGAGCGATGGATCGATGACAACGATCAGCATCGGAAAGAACTCGACCGGGCTTTACTATCATTTTCCAAGGGAAGCCGCAGCTGCCTTGGCATCAAGTGAGTAATCCAGACCCTCATTATTATGGCAAGTTCCGCACTGACCTTTACTGCTCCCCAGCCTTGCGTACTGCGAGCTCTATGTGCTGCTTTCGTTGCTCATTGTTCGCGTCTTCCCGCATATGAAGCTTCACGAAACCACAGAGGTCGATGTGACGCACGACCACGACTTCTTCAATCCTTTCCCGGTTTCGAGCAGCAAGGGTGTAAGGGCCATTGTTGTATAGTGGTGGAAAAAAGTACGGGATGACGTCTCGCGctgtgtacctctaggtggcTTCGCGCTGTCGCGGtgacaagtggaaggaatGTACAACCCTGCCCTGGGGCCTTGGTCTCTGCCCACGACATGGAGCGTTGGTTTGTTTTGCGGGTAGGTAGGCACGACAGTGAACGACCAGGAAAGTTATTAGGTAGGTGTAACCATTGTGAGAGTCTAATACATCATTTTTGAGCGTAAACGTCTATCTTACAATGTTCATCTCCCCTTGTTGAAGTATCTCCGATGAATTTTTCCTTCCAATCTTACCAGACTTCGCCACGTTGACAACATGGAAGGGAAGTCTTCTTGCATCCCATCtttaccttacctacctctaggtacatgTGTGAACGGATGGTTATATCATCAGATGTCAAAAGCCCCATCGTGTAGAGTTAGGTAGAGATTGCATGCGTGGATGAATTGGGGGGACAGTTCGAGCAGTTCATTTTCTGAGGTAAGAAGATTGCCCGGTTGTGATGGAAACATTTGCGCCCCACAAGTGAAAAGTGGAACTTACtgacctctacctacctctagctacCTAGATACCTACGATTAGGCAAACAAAGCCTTTTTGTACAGATGTGCGTTTCAGTAAAGGGAGCAAAGGGGGTTAAGATTGCATACGAACTATAGTACCTTAGATAATCTAGATACATTTATCCCGAGCTTGACTTCTAGAATCACCTTCGTCTAGGTAGATCACGCTAAACGGGGCCTGCGGTCTTCTTCCCGACGATGGGATTGTAGAACCGGAAACGATTGAAAGGGTCATACTTGGCCTTGAGATCCCGAAGCTTCTTCAAACGCCATGCCTCATGTCCA belongs to Neurospora crassa OR74A linkage group IV, whole genome shotgun sequence and includes:
- a CDS encoding benzoate 4-monooxygenase cytochrome P450; the encoded protein is MRRNALNKFFSRAQVARLEPTVRENAERICDKILILGKSAPFDVTTAYSHFTTDVISGYCLGDSLGLIEQKGWEPNFREPLYAQLKLMYWLRFIPLFKRLSVATAMITRRFSKDMNTLFNALVGDMPRYVRRAQDNVIKGLDDGSSVFGALLTSDLPPSEKSLERLTDEGFSLFAAGTETVSWALSVITYHLFANRELLEKVTKEVTQVIDAKSGQLPSWHTLEKLPYLGGVIYEGLRLSYGVASRSSRIPVGEDLVYRGVWAPKGSNTMREFHLAYCELYVLLSLLIVRVFPHMKLHETTEVDVTHDHDFFNPFPVSSSKGVRAIVV